In Pseudoduganella albidiflava, a single window of DNA contains:
- the nudC gene encoding NAD(+) diphosphatase, protein MLHTPPDFTPLIDPPASTSRHADAPLTFIYHRGKLLLRGTEPGATPELALPADPARLLDLPPDRLHAVGLWRGRYCQAAWVDDDALPGDGYAWHGLRTLFGIADDGFIGLAGRASQIAEWARTHRYCGVCATPMARATGERAYKCGACGYTAYPQICPAMMVLIRKGEQVLLALHTNSPVRRYTALAGFLEAGESIEEAVHREVYEEVGLRVHNLRYFDSQSWPFPNSLMIAFTADYLDGDIRVDPAEIEDARWFGPDDAWPDTPPGVSIASALLAAHRPGKDGR, encoded by the coding sequence ATGCTCCACACCCCACCCGATTTCACGCCCCTGATCGATCCGCCAGCCAGCACATCGCGGCACGCCGACGCACCGCTGACGTTCATTTACCATCGCGGCAAGCTGCTGTTGCGCGGCACGGAACCCGGCGCTACCCCCGAGCTGGCGCTGCCTGCCGATCCGGCCAGGCTGCTGGACCTTCCGCCCGACCGGCTGCACGCCGTCGGCCTGTGGCGCGGGCGCTATTGCCAGGCCGCCTGGGTGGACGACGATGCGCTGCCCGGCGACGGCTACGCCTGGCATGGCCTGCGCACGCTGTTCGGCATCGCCGACGACGGCTTCATCGGCCTGGCGGGGCGGGCCAGCCAGATCGCCGAGTGGGCGCGCACGCACCGTTACTGCGGCGTGTGCGCGACGCCGATGGCGCGTGCCACGGGCGAGCGCGCGTACAAGTGTGGCGCCTGCGGATACACCGCCTATCCGCAGATCTGTCCCGCCATGATGGTGCTGATCCGCAAGGGCGAGCAGGTGCTGCTGGCGCTGCATACGAACTCGCCGGTGCGCCGCTACACGGCGCTCGCTGGTTTCCTCGAGGCCGGCGAATCGATCGAGGAGGCGGTGCACCGCGAGGTGTACGAGGAAGTGGGACTCCGCGTGCACAACCTGCGGTACTTCGACAGCCAGTCGTGGCCGTTCCCGAACTCGCTGATGATCGCGTTTACCGCGGATTACCTCGACGGCGACATCCGCGTCGACCCGGCCGAGATCGAGGATGCGCGCTGGTTCGGGCCGGACGACGCATGGCCCGACACGCCGCCCGGTGTCTCGATCGCCAGCGCGCTGCTGGCGGCCCACCGCCCCGGCAAGGATGGCCGGTGA
- the folE gene encoding GTP cyclohydrolase I FolE: MSKDSFSDHDWRRFLTSLGENPDRPGLAETPHRVAKAWKHWTSGYDQDPVELLKAFEDGAEEYNELIVVRNIPVYSHCEHHLAPFFGKATVGYLPNGKIVGLSKLTRLVDCFAKRLQVQERMTVQIANTLMEVLEPKAVGVVVKCRHMCMESRGIRTPGEETITSAMLGELQPNLALRTEFLALARD, from the coding sequence ATGTCCAAAGACTCTTTTTCCGACCATGACTGGCGCCGATTCCTGACCTCGCTGGGCGAGAATCCGGACCGTCCGGGCCTGGCGGAAACCCCGCACCGCGTGGCCAAGGCCTGGAAGCACTGGACCTCCGGCTACGACCAGGATCCGGTCGAACTGCTGAAGGCGTTCGAAGATGGCGCGGAGGAATACAACGAGCTGATCGTCGTGCGCAACATTCCCGTGTACAGCCATTGCGAACACCACCTGGCGCCATTCTTCGGCAAGGCCACCGTCGGCTATCTGCCGAACGGCAAGATCGTCGGCCTGTCGAAACTGACCCGCCTGGTCGACTGCTTCGCCAAGCGGTTGCAGGTGCAGGAGCGCATGACGGTGCAGATCGCCAATACGCTGATGGAAGTGCTGGAACCGAAGGCCGTGGGCGTGGTGGTGAAATGCCGCCACATGTGCATGGAAAGCCGCGGCATCCGCACCCCCGGCGAGGAAACCATCACGTCGGCCATGCTGGGTGAACTGCAGCCGAACCTGGCCTTGCGCACCGAGTTCCTGGCGCTGGCGCGGGACTGA